The genomic stretch CGATGTGCAGCGCGTCACTCACCGGGCCGCCGCCTGGGCCAGCCGACGGTCCAGCTCGCTGTCGAGGTCCCGTTCCTCCGCAGGACTGGGCGCGTAGCCGGTCCACTCCTTCAAGGCGGCACGGGCCTGCTCGGCCCGCTCGGCACGCTCAGCGGGGGTGAGCAGGGTTTCGGCGAGCCGGGCCAGGTAGGCGCGCAGCGACATCCCTTCGGCTGCCGCTATGGCGGCGAGCCGGTCCCGGGCTTCCTCGGGGATACGGACGTTGGCATCGGCCATCATCGGACTCCTCTGCGCGGCCGTGGGTACGGGTACGTACCCGTACCCTACGGGTGAGGTGGCGCACGCCAATTCCCCGGAGGCGGGTGGGGGTCCTGTCAGGCGTCGGCCGTCCGTCCGGCCCGCCGCCCGCCCACCTCGAACCACAGCAGCTTCCCGGCGCCCCGGTCCAGCGGGCTGTCCCCGAGGGGTAGGCCGCCCCATGAGTCGGCGTACTCATGTACGAGGTGCAGTCCGCGCCCCTGCTCGGCTTCTGCCGGGGCAAGCGGGACGTGGTCCCAGGGTGGCTTGCCGAAAGGAGCGGGGATGCGGGGATGACTGTCCCAGACCCCGACCCGCAACCGGCCGTCGGACAGGGCGGTCAGTCGCAGGGAAGCAGGGCCCTTCGTGTGCCGACATGCGTTGGTGACCAGCTCGGACGTCAACAGCTCGACGTCATCAACGATTTCATG from Streptomyces roseochromogenus subsp. oscitans DS 12.976 encodes the following:
- a CDS encoding ATP-binding protein, producing the protein MGTVSLPDTWVYALRLPHDPRAARVARMTVRAVLSSHDRHEIVDDVELLTSELVTNACRHTKGPASLRLTALSDGRLRVGVWDSHPRIPAPFGKPPWDHVPLAPAEAEQGRGLHLVHEYADSWGGLPLGDSPLDRGAGKLLWFEVGGRRAGRTADA